The following are encoded in a window of Rhodopirellula bahusiensis genomic DNA:
- a CDS encoding DUF1552 domain-containing protein translates to MEPIAQRKPSKRLSRRRFLKRTGISAAALNFTMNLPSLALAADATPRQRLIIVFSPNGVIPDHFWPKGDEEKLEFKRILKPLEPFADQTLTIKGLCNQIQGDGDGHMRGMGCLLTGIELFPGDIQGGSDTPAGWSMGISIDQFLKNQLQADPSTRTRFGSLEFGVMVPDRADTWTRMSYAGANQPVAPIDDPYKMFDKLYGQAKNRELLASVLDDLTDDFKKIESMVSMEDRHLLQQHVELVRKVEKDLKIELEASTKSVGHAVPELTPNVEVQNDNMPEITRMQMELLVSSMAADFARVATFQITNSVGQPRMRWLDIDEGHHGLSHEPDSNEDAYEKLIRINTWYCEQIAHLAKRLQDTPEPGGSGSMLDNTTIIWTNELGKGNSHTRNDIPFVCVGGGLGLRTGRAKDYGKVSHNRFLLTIAEQMGFAQKTFGNPDFCGDGSLSGLV, encoded by the coding sequence ATGGAACCCATCGCGCAGCGTAAACCATCGAAACGTCTTTCACGTCGTCGGTTCTTGAAACGCACCGGTATCAGTGCTGCGGCGTTGAACTTCACGATGAACCTGCCCAGCTTGGCTTTGGCGGCCGATGCCACGCCGCGTCAGCGATTGATCATCGTCTTCAGCCCCAACGGCGTGATCCCGGATCACTTTTGGCCAAAGGGTGACGAAGAGAAGTTGGAATTCAAGCGGATCTTGAAACCACTCGAACCGTTCGCGGACCAAACGCTGACGATCAAGGGTTTGTGTAATCAAATCCAAGGTGACGGCGACGGGCACATGCGCGGCATGGGTTGCTTGCTGACCGGCATCGAGTTGTTCCCCGGTGACATCCAAGGCGGCAGCGACACGCCCGCGGGATGGTCGATGGGTATCAGCATTGACCAATTTCTCAAGAATCAACTGCAAGCGGATCCATCGACGCGAACACGATTTGGTTCGTTGGAATTCGGTGTGATGGTTCCCGATCGAGCCGACACTTGGACTCGCATGTCTTACGCGGGAGCCAACCAGCCGGTCGCTCCGATCGACGATCCTTACAAGATGTTCGACAAACTCTACGGCCAAGCCAAGAACCGTGAGTTGCTGGCGAGTGTCTTGGACGATTTGACTGACGACTTCAAGAAAATCGAGTCGATGGTCAGCATGGAAGATCGGCACTTGTTGCAGCAGCACGTCGAGTTGGTTCGCAAGGTCGAAAAGGACCTGAAGATCGAACTGGAAGCCAGCACCAAGTCGGTCGGCCACGCGGTTCCTGAATTGACGCCCAACGTCGAAGTCCAAAACGACAACATGCCCGAGATCACTCGGATGCAAATGGAGTTGTTGGTCAGTTCGATGGCGGCCGATTTCGCTCGCGTGGCAACGTTCCAAATCACCAACAGTGTTGGCCAGCCTCGCATGCGTTGGTTGGACATCGACGAAGGACACCACGGACTGTCGCACGAGCCCGATTCGAACGAAGACGCATACGAGAAGCTGATTCGAATCAACACTTGGTACTGCGAACAAATCGCTCACTTGGCCAAACGTTTGCAGGACACACCCGAGCCCGGTGGCAGCGGATCGATGCTGGACAACACCACCATCATCTGGACCAATGAGCTTGGCAAAGGCAACTCGCACACCCGAAACGACATCCCGTTTGTATGTGTCGGTGGTGGCTTGGGACTGCGAACCGGTCGAGCCAAGGACTACGGCAAGGTTTCTCACAACCGATTCTTGCTGACGATTGCCGAGCAGATGGGTTTCGCTCAAAAAACGTTCGGAAACCCCGACTTCTGCGGCGATGGTTCGCTGTCCGGACTCGTGTGA
- a CDS encoding PA14 domain-containing protein — translation MSSWIGAAASFALLACMAQPTSAAENSTLDTVIAEDPILSAGLKIYSKQCLECHGDKGVGTEDYYPDALVGDGSIGELTEIIVDTMPEEDPDLCVGEDAAAVAAYIHHAFYSEAAQIRNRPPRQSLQRLTGAQFRQSLSDLYAKFAGLQQTTWEKHQSEHGLSVEIYTGKGRKKEDRKIERVDPVVDFEFGKEGPGEEVPWDEFHAHWDGGLRVEQTGRYEIIVRSKTSFTMDFGHDSNQLIDNHVQSEGRDEFRRTLMLTGGRVYPLKIDFNQRKRKGETPPASISLSWVPPGGVEQIIPASALVPGWNPPAFQMSTRMPPDDSSYGFERGISVDVAWDTAVTDASIEFANSMRDHLWHDFARKNRKDNRSREEKLKGFLLDFVTVAHRGSEEAVQPERIVVPAMEAFEDETDIIKSVVLMTLKSPRFLYPSLDADRTVSQQAGNRLALVLHDSLPSESWMLTQIKKDQLKNERSIRQAAERMLDDARTRVKLKQMLYHWMELGPEDDLRKDDEKYPGFSEELIADLRSSLDRFLDETVWSETSDFRQLLGADWAFTNQRLTEFYGDAWKPAETDGEKADDKRGSDEWTQTIREPNIHVGVLTHPLVMARLSYHAATSPIHRGVFLIRHVMGRTLRPPNEAFSPLSPDLHPDLTTRERVALQTSPESCQICHSRINPLGFALEHFDAVGRFRDKDMNKKVNAAGSYLTRDDERINFEGARGLAEVAIANPDTHRAFVTRMFQYFVKQPVASYGAHRLDELTESFRQSDFNIKKLLVDIAVIAASDVLPESESKKNQPKNNQTAGA, via the coding sequence ATGAGCTCTTGGATCGGTGCGGCCGCATCGTTCGCTTTGCTAGCTTGCATGGCTCAACCGACTTCGGCCGCCGAAAACAGCACGCTTGATACCGTGATCGCTGAAGATCCGATTCTCTCCGCGGGACTGAAGATCTATTCCAAGCAGTGCTTGGAATGTCACGGCGACAAAGGTGTCGGAACGGAAGACTACTACCCCGATGCATTGGTGGGTGATGGTTCCATCGGCGAGCTGACCGAAATCATCGTCGACACGATGCCAGAAGAAGATCCCGATCTCTGTGTTGGCGAAGACGCTGCTGCGGTGGCCGCTTACATCCATCATGCGTTCTACAGCGAAGCGGCGCAGATTCGGAATCGTCCGCCGCGTCAATCATTGCAACGCTTGACCGGGGCACAGTTCCGTCAAAGCCTGTCGGACTTGTATGCCAAGTTTGCCGGCTTGCAACAAACGACTTGGGAAAAGCACCAGTCGGAACATGGTTTGTCGGTCGAGATTTACACCGGCAAAGGTCGGAAAAAAGAGGACCGAAAGATCGAACGAGTTGACCCGGTCGTCGATTTTGAATTTGGCAAGGAAGGACCTGGTGAAGAAGTTCCTTGGGACGAGTTCCATGCTCACTGGGATGGTGGATTGCGCGTCGAGCAAACGGGTCGCTATGAAATCATTGTTCGCAGCAAGACTTCCTTCACCATGGATTTTGGTCACGACTCAAATCAGCTGATCGACAACCATGTTCAGTCGGAAGGTCGTGATGAGTTTCGCCGCACGCTGATGTTGACTGGCGGTCGCGTCTACCCACTGAAGATCGATTTCAATCAACGCAAACGAAAAGGTGAAACGCCGCCAGCGAGCATTTCGTTGTCGTGGGTCCCGCCTGGTGGAGTGGAGCAAATCATTCCCGCCTCGGCGTTGGTTCCAGGTTGGAATCCGCCGGCGTTTCAGATGTCCACCAGAATGCCGCCCGATGACAGCAGCTACGGATTTGAGCGTGGGATCTCTGTTGATGTTGCTTGGGACACCGCCGTCACGGATGCTTCGATCGAGTTTGCTAACTCGATGCGAGACCATTTGTGGCATGATTTTGCTCGCAAGAACCGAAAAGACAATCGCTCGCGAGAGGAGAAGCTGAAGGGATTTTTGCTCGACTTCGTCACCGTCGCTCACCGCGGAAGTGAAGAAGCGGTCCAGCCCGAACGCATCGTGGTTCCAGCCATGGAAGCTTTCGAGGACGAAACGGATATCATCAAATCAGTCGTGTTGATGACGCTGAAATCACCTCGTTTCTTGTACCCGAGTCTTGATGCCGATCGAACGGTTTCGCAACAAGCGGGCAATCGCTTGGCATTGGTTTTGCACGATTCTCTGCCATCCGAAAGTTGGATGCTGACGCAAATCAAAAAAGATCAGTTGAAGAACGAACGATCGATTCGGCAGGCTGCCGAGCGGATGCTCGATGACGCTCGTACCCGAGTGAAGCTGAAGCAAATGCTCTATCACTGGATGGAGCTTGGTCCCGAGGACGACCTTCGCAAAGACGATGAAAAGTATCCCGGTTTCAGCGAAGAGTTGATCGCGGATTTGCGGAGCTCGTTGGATCGATTCCTGGATGAAACGGTTTGGAGCGAAACCAGTGACTTCCGGCAATTGCTGGGGGCTGACTGGGCGTTCACGAACCAGCGTTTGACGGAATTCTACGGGGACGCTTGGAAACCAGCCGAAACCGATGGCGAGAAGGCGGATGACAAACGTGGATCAGACGAGTGGACACAGACCATTCGCGAACCGAACATTCATGTGGGTGTGCTGACACATCCGTTGGTGATGGCTCGATTGTCCTACCATGCGGCGACGTCGCCGATCCATCGCGGCGTGTTTCTGATTCGCCACGTGATGGGACGGACTCTGCGCCCACCCAACGAAGCGTTCTCGCCGCTCAGTCCCGACTTGCATCCCGATTTGACGACTCGCGAACGTGTCGCATTGCAGACAAGTCCCGAGAGTTGCCAAATTTGTCACTCGCGAATCAACCCGTTGGGCTTCGCGCTCGAGCATTTTGATGCGGTGGGCAGATTCCGGGACAAGGACATGAACAAGAAAGTCAACGCGGCTGGCAGTTATCTGACTCGCGATGACGAACGAATCAATTTCGAAGGGGCTCGTGGATTGGCCGAAGTGGCCATCGCGAATCCGGACACGCATCGAGCCTTTGTGACTCGGATGTTCCAGTACTTTGTGAAGCAACCGGTGGCCTCTTATGGCGCCCATCGCTTAGATGAATTGACGGAATCATTTCGGCAATCGGATTTCAACATCAAGAAGTTGTTGGTCGACATTGCCGTGATTGCGGCGAGTGACGTGTTGCCTGAGTCAGAGTCGAAGAAGAACCAACCCAAGAACAACCAAACGGCGGGAGCTTGA
- a CDS encoding TIGR03009 domain-containing protein has product MMRLNFSVFRRPFSTSAAFLTVLVGVAGSVVTTAQPVAAQGRAAAPANANAAPFAPLSAAEQQRLDQILAAWEQQSKGTKTLECDFKRWHYDLFAAPKGDYANKAEGVIKYANPDKGLFHVKAVVSYDGKDEKGQPKYSAKPGLFGEHWVCTGTELKEFDHATKQCKIQQLPPNMQGQRIIESPLPFVFNADAQQIKQRYWVQPMQSNNPGLILIAAYPKHQADRAQYKVVQIALDAKTFLPQALIMYAPNFNEKTQPKFDHYEFTNVKRNSIQASLQKFFLQSFIDQEPPSDWKVFRDNYNGPPQMAEGQNEARRN; this is encoded by the coding sequence ATGATGCGTTTGAATTTTTCGGTGTTTCGCCGTCCGTTCTCCACAAGTGCAGCGTTCCTCACGGTTTTGGTTGGCGTGGCTGGTTCTGTGGTCACAACCGCTCAACCGGTGGCTGCGCAAGGCCGAGCTGCCGCACCCGCGAATGCAAACGCGGCACCCTTTGCACCGCTCAGTGCTGCCGAGCAACAACGTCTCGATCAAATTCTGGCGGCCTGGGAACAACAAAGCAAAGGCACCAAGACACTTGAGTGCGACTTCAAACGCTGGCACTATGATCTCTTCGCCGCACCCAAGGGCGACTACGCCAACAAAGCCGAAGGCGTCATCAAATACGCCAATCCCGACAAAGGATTGTTCCATGTCAAAGCAGTCGTCAGCTACGACGGCAAGGACGAAAAGGGACAACCCAAGTACTCGGCCAAACCAGGCCTGTTCGGCGAACATTGGGTTTGCACCGGCACCGAACTGAAAGAGTTCGACCATGCGACCAAGCAGTGCAAGATCCAACAGCTGCCGCCAAACATGCAGGGACAACGCATCATCGAAAGCCCGCTACCGTTTGTGTTCAATGCGGATGCGCAACAGATCAAACAGCGATACTGGGTCCAACCGATGCAGTCGAACAATCCAGGCCTGATCCTGATCGCTGCGTACCCGAAGCACCAAGCAGACCGTGCTCAGTACAAGGTTGTGCAAATCGCATTGGACGCCAAAACGTTCTTGCCGCAAGCGTTGATCATGTACGCTCCCAACTTCAACGAAAAAACACAACCGAAGTTTGACCACTACGAGTTCACAAACGTCAAACGAAACTCCATCCAGGCCAGCTTGCAGAAGTTCTTCTTGCAAAGCTTCATCGATCAAGAACCACCGTCCGACTGGAAAGTCTTCCGCGACAATTACAACGGACCACCTCAAATGGCCGAAGGCCAGAACGAAGCTCGCCGCAACTAA
- a CDS encoding radical SAM protein, producing the protein MAKRFAMETDKRLLAKAVWALGVKGLRSVHRHKRRLKRGEFFPPFLYLSVINSCNLRCQGCWVDVGAKQHKIELDAANRTIEQAKAMGNSFFGILGGEPFMHKDLLDLFEAHPDVYFQVFTNGHFITDEVAARLRKCGNVTPLISVEGSEIISDTRRGRDGVLNQTIAGIEAAVRNKLLVGVCTSVCKSNIDDLVRDKWVDRLIEMGVMYTWFHIYRPVGPEPNPQLALSSEEQRRVRQFVVDTRATKPIIVIDAYHDDAGNALCPAVTGFTHHVGPWGDIEPCPVIQLATESIHDSKPLKETFNESGFLRDFRELTAQNTRGCVIMERPDLLLELADKHGARDTTARGKVMEELRNVEPRRSQYQPGDEIPERSFVYRWAKKYAFNDFGTYGKHYQESQYQDPDQQPPKSSARQADSQLPVLN; encoded by the coding sequence ATGGCCAAACGATTCGCGATGGAAACCGATAAACGGTTGCTCGCCAAAGCAGTCTGGGCACTCGGTGTGAAAGGGTTGCGAAGCGTTCATCGTCACAAACGACGGCTCAAACGCGGCGAGTTCTTTCCGCCGTTCTTGTATCTGTCGGTGATCAACAGTTGCAACCTGCGCTGCCAAGGTTGCTGGGTCGATGTCGGCGCTAAGCAACACAAGATCGAACTGGACGCTGCCAATCGAACGATCGAGCAAGCCAAGGCGATGGGCAACAGCTTCTTTGGCATCTTGGGCGGCGAACCCTTCATGCACAAAGATTTGCTGGACTTGTTCGAGGCTCATCCGGACGTTTACTTCCAAGTCTTCACCAACGGCCACTTCATCACCGATGAAGTCGCCGCGAGACTTCGCAAGTGCGGCAACGTCACGCCGCTGATCAGCGTGGAAGGATCCGAGATCATCAGCGATACGCGGCGCGGCCGTGATGGCGTTTTGAATCAAACCATCGCCGGCATCGAAGCCGCGGTTCGAAACAAATTGCTGGTCGGTGTTTGCACCAGCGTTTGTAAATCCAACATCGACGATTTGGTCCGCGACAAGTGGGTCGATCGATTGATCGAGATGGGTGTGATGTACACATGGTTCCACATCTATCGGCCCGTTGGTCCTGAACCCAATCCGCAGTTGGCGTTGTCCAGCGAAGAGCAACGACGTGTGCGTCAATTCGTTGTCGACACGCGAGCGACCAAGCCAATCATTGTCATCGATGCCTATCACGACGATGCCGGCAATGCGTTGTGTCCGGCGGTCACCGGGTTCACGCATCACGTGGGACCTTGGGGCGACATTGAACCGTGTCCCGTGATTCAGTTGGCGACGGAATCGATCCACGACAGCAAACCGCTCAAAGAAACCTTCAACGAGTCTGGCTTCCTTCGTGACTTCCGCGAACTAACGGCCCAGAACACTCGCGGATGTGTGATCATGGAACGGCCTGATCTGTTGCTCGAATTGGCTGACAAGCACGGGGCCCGTGACACGACGGCTCGCGGCAAGGTGATGGAGGAACTTCGCAACGTCGAACCGCGACGCAGTCAGTATCAACCGGGAGATGAGATTCCCGAACGCAGCTTTGTTTATCGTTGGGCAAAGAAGTATGCGTTCAACGACTTCGGCACATATGGCAAACACTATCAAGAAAGCCAGTATCAAGATCCGGATCAGCAACCGCCGAAGTCGTCGGCGAGGCAGGCTGATTCGCAGTTGCCAGTGCTGAACTGA
- a CDS encoding Gfo/Idh/MocA family protein has translation MNQNPSKRETATTNRRTVLKAAAGAAAMTPYFAWSPRSLADEIADDKINIGLIGAGGMGRGNLNSAKQWLNLVAIADADSSRAQQANDQFSGGKAAMHSDYRKVLERDDIKVVHIATPDHWHTKPLIEALYAGKDVYCEKPLTLTVDEGKLIRKVQKETGRIVQVGTQQRSTFDKFVKAMAIVNEGRLGKIHRVQAAIGGAPTSEALPVASSPEALDWDLWLGPAPKVDYRRSENGKKSNGHYEFRWWYEYSGGKLTDWGAHHVDICNWALKLNGQTEGPVSIGGSAQHPVEYKDGKPVQIDRYNTATAFQFNVAYPGGTEMIIRNDTRNGVLIEGDKGRIFVSRGNLSGKPVEDLADNPLPEDAISKVYKGLPIEHNGRPAHWFNFLHCHREGLEPISDVHTHMEMLNVCHLAGISARLGRDLKWDNDSEQIVGDDQANSMLARPYREGYEIEMG, from the coding sequence TTGAACCAGAATCCTTCCAAACGTGAAACCGCTACCACAAACCGTCGAACGGTTTTGAAAGCGGCCGCGGGTGCCGCGGCCATGACGCCTTACTTCGCTTGGTCGCCTCGTTCGCTGGCCGACGAAATCGCCGACGACAAGATCAACATCGGTTTGATCGGCGCGGGCGGCATGGGGCGCGGAAACCTTAACTCCGCCAAACAGTGGCTGAACTTGGTCGCCATCGCGGATGCCGATTCCAGTCGCGCTCAACAAGCCAACGACCAATTCAGTGGTGGTAAAGCCGCCATGCATTCGGATTATCGAAAGGTGTTGGAACGTGACGACATCAAAGTCGTCCACATCGCAACACCGGATCACTGGCACACCAAGCCTTTGATCGAAGCCTTGTATGCCGGCAAAGACGTCTACTGCGAAAAGCCACTGACGTTGACCGTTGATGAAGGCAAGTTGATTCGCAAGGTCCAAAAAGAGACCGGGCGAATCGTTCAAGTCGGCACGCAACAGCGCAGCACGTTCGACAAGTTCGTCAAAGCAATGGCGATCGTGAACGAAGGACGTCTCGGCAAGATTCATCGCGTGCAGGCGGCCATCGGTGGTGCTCCCACCAGCGAAGCCTTGCCCGTCGCGTCGTCACCCGAGGCGTTGGATTGGGACCTGTGGCTTGGCCCAGCACCGAAGGTGGACTATCGCCGTTCGGAAAATGGCAAGAAGTCCAACGGTCACTACGAATTCCGTTGGTGGTACGAATACTCCGGCGGCAAGCTGACCGACTGGGGTGCTCACCACGTCGACATCTGTAACTGGGCATTGAAGCTGAACGGTCAAACCGAAGGCCCTGTTTCGATCGGTGGCTCAGCTCAACACCCCGTCGAATACAAAGATGGCAAACCGGTCCAGATCGATCGCTACAACACAGCGACCGCGTTTCAATTCAACGTCGCTTATCCTGGCGGCACTGAAATGATCATTCGCAACGACACCCGCAACGGCGTGCTGATCGAAGGCGACAAAGGTCGCATCTTTGTCAGTCGCGGCAACCTCTCGGGCAAACCAGTCGAAGACTTGGCGGACAACCCACTTCCCGAAGACGCGATTTCGAAGGTCTACAAAGGCTTGCCGATCGAGCACAACGGACGTCCTGCCCATTGGTTCAACTTCTTGCACTGCCATCGCGAAGGACTCGAGCCCATCTCCGACGTGCACACGCACATGGAAATGCTCAACGTCTGTCACTTGGCCGGCATCTCGGCTCGATTGGGCCGAGATCTGAAGTGGGACAACGACAGCGAGCAAATCGTGGGCGACGATCAAGCCAACTCGATGTTGGCTCGTCCGTACCGCGAAGGCTACGAAATCGAAATGGGTTAA
- a CDS encoding pectate lyase produces the protein MILLPGGTPRVIAEDAPSKADVQQSLSRATHYMSTTIADHGGYAWVSSVDGEFSNGEGACTNDRIWVQPPGTPAVGEAFLKAYAATGDASHLKAASEVGKALIEGQVVSGGWGYSIDFGDAERAKIPYRTSAPVNAEKMNQTPEPGGWEIWRQRKWKHNKTVLDDDTTSAALSFLLRLRHMLQQSTKQSSATLDDAIEVALTSTRLAQYPVGAWGHNYDRMPRQQPSVSHYPILDASYPDDWSRTWTKEYAGCYMLNDNITQNMIGMMLLAWQLTGDDRYRDSAIRGGEFLLRAQMPDPQPAWAQQYDRHMHPVWDRKFEPPAISGSESQTAIETLMDLYEATQDARFLQPIEPAIAYLKTCLRPDGGLPRYSELKTNKPLYFNLQYELTSDDSEMPDHYGFVGKSRLDSIEQRYLRIRERKTEKAAKISANRIAEILAAQHDDGGWREPGFVRDPDGRKVTPEEGVIQSATFVKNVRLLCDYLGSSEAKP, from the coding sequence ATGATTCTGCTACCCGGCGGGACGCCAAGAGTCATCGCTGAAGATGCACCATCGAAGGCGGATGTTCAGCAATCGCTTTCGCGGGCAACCCATTACATGTCCACGACCATCGCAGACCACGGCGGATACGCTTGGGTCAGCAGCGTCGATGGGGAATTCAGCAACGGGGAAGGAGCCTGCACCAACGATCGAATTTGGGTGCAACCGCCCGGGACCCCCGCCGTGGGCGAGGCATTTCTGAAGGCTTATGCCGCGACCGGCGATGCGTCTCATTTGAAAGCAGCCTCGGAAGTTGGCAAAGCGTTGATCGAGGGCCAGGTCGTATCCGGAGGTTGGGGATATTCGATCGATTTTGGCGATGCCGAACGAGCGAAGATTCCTTATCGAACCAGTGCTCCAGTGAACGCCGAGAAGATGAACCAAACACCCGAACCCGGTGGATGGGAAATCTGGAGACAACGCAAATGGAAGCACAACAAGACGGTTCTCGACGACGACACAACCTCCGCGGCGTTGTCGTTCTTGCTGCGTTTGCGACACATGCTGCAGCAAAGCACCAAGCAATCGTCTGCCACTTTGGACGACGCAATCGAAGTTGCTCTGACGTCCACTCGTTTGGCCCAGTATCCCGTCGGTGCTTGGGGACACAATTACGATCGCATGCCTCGCCAACAGCCAAGTGTTTCGCACTATCCAATTTTGGACGCCAGCTACCCTGACGACTGGTCTCGCACTTGGACGAAGGAGTACGCCGGTTGCTACATGCTGAACGACAACATCACGCAAAACATGATTGGCATGATGCTGCTGGCTTGGCAGTTGACCGGTGACGATCGCTACCGTGACAGTGCGATTCGTGGCGGCGAGTTTTTGCTACGGGCTCAAATGCCGGACCCGCAACCCGCGTGGGCTCAGCAGTACGATCGACACATGCACCCGGTTTGGGATCGTAAGTTCGAGCCGCCTGCCATCTCGGGGTCTGAATCGCAAACCGCGATCGAAACATTGATGGATTTGTATGAAGCAACCCAGGACGCCAGGTTCCTTCAGCCAATTGAACCGGCGATCGCTTATTTGAAAACCTGTTTGCGACCGGACGGCGGATTGCCTCGGTATTCGGAGTTGAAGACCAACAAGCCGTTGTATTTCAATTTGCAGTACGAACTCACCAGCGACGATTCAGAGATGCCGGATCACTACGGGTTCGTCGGAAAATCCAGGTTGGATTCGATTGAACAGCGTTACCTTCGAATTCGCGAACGCAAAACAGAAAAAGCCGCCAAGATCTCCGCGAATCGAATCGCAGAAATCTTGGCGGCTCAGCATGACGATGGTGGTTGGCGTGAACCAGGGTTTGTGCGAGATCCTGATGGCCGCAAAGTGACACCAGAGGAAGGTGTCATTCAGTCGGCAACGTTCGTGAAGAACGTGCGATTGCTATGCGACTATCTGGGATCAAGCGAAGCCAAACCTTAA